One window from the genome of Montipora foliosa isolate CH-2021 chromosome 5, ASM3666993v2, whole genome shotgun sequence encodes:
- the LOC138004426 gene encoding uncharacterized protein: MADLVPFSRLQKFIPGITYYRVKTAIHHKHLFGRGAPVVKEVSPRMRVDSVQLDHFLTFITSPHVVQDLPFGQRHLQLSNGKIVEAPNVIREMVKERTIKQYRQFCEENNFKPFSYATMHRILTYCSASVRKSLQGLDYISAEGSSAFDDLSIITEKLTDRNLDPCKGQKLQKALKEGKLYLKTDYKVHIVQKSNTADHCLAFALSDPKEEAFQNKCDHTHKECCQSCEELKCTLNLIEDSIKSLPEKDDDLLYSYSQAVQAINSWKAHLLRSVQQDKARTDVFNTLDETSFLITQDWAMKFLPQKYRETQADWFGKRGISWHISVVIRKVQDVLQHQTLIHVVQNSSQETDTVTWIMENVLSTLKKDHPELKVAYFRQDNAGCYHSVAMLSSCPQISLRTGIHIKRVDFSDPQGGKGACDRKAATVKGHVRRYINEGHDVETAEEFKNAVLSHGGINGVRVALVDTVKCGISVEGKWDGISSLNNFSFDEEREKVTVWKSYDVGRGKEIPWNKLPVHVQVLREVETCTHVFSPGDFVEVQVVKEKNQGGNNDDSRNDDEIGEEEQLESSSELFSCPVQGCTLSFKRHSNLENHISYGKCRLRKEKLTVLDQAKVLYAQKLSEGTTEQPSMQSATAGKQSETSLSQGWAIRQTKKAARFNENQRSYLDEKFLIGQSTGIKADPSQVARDLRNARTESGKQRFSIDEFLTPQQIKSYFSRKAAKTKQVVADEEATELAQKDHQTYSSARETIIRECQIEHPIMCDTYDVCKLYSEGKLTKLNVALLRHFCIFFSMDVDGLSQHRKAPYISLIRELVLSCTCAKR; this comes from the exons ATGGCAGATCTTGTTCCATTCTCCAGACTTCAGAAGTTCATACCTGGTATCACATATTATCGAGTTAAGACAGCGATTCATCATAAGCATCTTTTCGGACGTGGAGCACCAGTAGTCAAAGAAGTTTCTCCTAGAATGCGTGTCGACTCTGTGCAGCTTGACCATTTTTTGACGTTTATTACAAGTCCCCACGTGGTGCAGGATCTTCCCTTTGGTCAGCGTCATCTCCAGCTCTCGAATGGCAAAATTGTGGAAGCACCAAATGTTATACGTGAAATGGTTAAAGAGCGTACTATCAAGCAATATCGCCAATTCTGCGAAGAAAATAACTTCAAGCCATTCAGCTATGCAACCATGCATCGCATCCTTACATATTGCTCAGCATCTGTGAGAAAATCTCTTCAGGGCTTAGATTACATTTCAGCTGAAGGGAGTTCAGCGTTTGATGATTTGTCAATTATTACAGAGAAGCTTACTGATCGAAATCTTGATCCTTGTAAAGGCCAGAAACTGCAAAAGGCGTTGAAGGAAGGGAAGCTATACCTAAAGACTGATTATAAG GTGCACATCGTACAGAAGTCAAATACCGCTGACCACTGCCTTGCCTTTGCTCTAAGTGATCCAAAAGAAGAAGCATTTCAAAACAAGTGTGATCATACTCACAAAGAATGTTGTCAATCATGCGAAGAGCTAAAATGTACCTTGAATCTGATAGAAGACTCCATAAAATCTCTTCCAGAAAAAGATGACGATTTACTGTATTCCTACAGTCAGGCGGTCCAGGCCATTAACAGCTGGAAGGCTCATCTACTAAGGTCTGTCCAGCAAGACAAAGCCCGTACTGATGTTTTTAACACGCTAGACGAGACGTCCTTCTTGATTACACAGGATTGGGCCATGAAGTTTCTGCCGCAGAAGTATCGGGAAACACAGGCTGATTGGTTCGGTAAGCGCGGTATTTCGTGGCATATTTCTGTTGTCATTCGTAAAGTCCAAGATGTCCTTCAGCACCAGACTCTTATCCATGTGGTCCAAAATTCATCACAAGAGACTGACACTGTAACCTGGATAATGGAGAATGTGCTGTCCACATTAAAAAAAGATCACCCGGAGTTAAAAGTTGCATATTTCCGCCAAGATAATGCGGGATGCTACCACAGTGTAGCTATGTTGTCCTCATGCCCACAGATATCCCTACGGACTGGCATTCACATCAAGAGAGTAGACTTCAGCGACCCACAGGGAGGCAAGGGCGCCTGCGACAGAAAAGCTGCCACTGTCAAGGGACACGTACGACGGTACATAAACGAGGGCCATGATGTTGAAACTGCCGAGGAATTCAAAAATGCAGTGCTATCTCATGGCGGGATAAATGGTGTCAGAGTTGCCCTGGTAGACACCGTAAAATGTGGCATTTCGGTTGAAGGCAAATGGGATGGCATAAGTTCTTTGAACAACTTTTCATTTGATGAAGAAAGGGAAAAGGTTACGGTTTGGAAGTCTTATGATGTAGGTCGAGGTAAAGAAATTCCATGGAATAAGTTGCCAG TTCATGTTCAAGTGCTCAGGGAAGTGGAGACATGCACACACGTCTTTTCGCCTGGTGATTTTGTCGAAGTTCAAGTTGTGAAAGAGAAAAATCAAGGTGGCAATAACGATGACAGTCGCAACGATGATGAAATTGGCGAGGAAGAACAACTAGAAAGTTCCAGTGAACTTTTCTCATGCCCCGTTCAAGGATGTACTCTATCCTTTAAGAGGCATTCCAATCTTGAAAACCATATAAGTTATGGCAAGTGCAGACTACGCAAAGAAAAGCTGACTGTATTAGACCAAGCAAAAGTCCTCTATGCTCAGAAGTTATCCGAAGGTACAACCGAACAGCCATCGATGCAAAGTGCTACTGCAGGAAAACAAAGCGAGACCTCACTAAGTCAAGGTTGGGCGATAAGGCAAACTAAGAAAGCAGCACGGTTCAATGAGAATCAAAGAAGCTACCTGGACGAGAAATTTCTTATTGGACAGTCAACTGGGATTAAAGCTGATCCATCACAGGTTGCACGCGACCTTCGAAACGCAAGAACTGAGAGTGGAAAACAAAGATTTAGCATTGATGAATTTCTGACACCACAGCAGATCAAGTCATACTTCTCCAGAAAGGCTGCCAAAACCAAGCAAGTTGTTGCTGATGAAGAGGCTACAGAATTAGCCCAGAAAGACCACCAAACTTATTCCTCAGCAAGGGAAACTATAATTCGAGAATGCCAGATTGAACATCCGATCATGTGTGACACTTATGATGTTTGTAAGCTGTATTCTGAGGGAAAGCTGACAAAACTCAACGTAGCACTCTTACGtcacttttgtattttcttcagCATGGATGTTGATGGTCTATCCCAGCACAGAAAGGCACCATATATATCTCTTATCAGGGAACTGGTGCTGTCATGTacatgcgctaaacgttaa
- the LOC138003120 gene encoding uncharacterized protein, giving the protein MSSCGFKNLVSTPCGPSKYQKHSKESVIIRNCCKDIKGHLRSLNTFDLDLKSEGKLILARAGTFSPDDSHLDLTICPRHRDKYGIRWITNKKSCACPSDWAPHKTTSRKGDRGITLQQSHLLYNLTSEVVPVASPICKRCRLLLGKYKESPSFKARQVAINISIASSPAASNPSSADEATDVSINPLTEASASCLVS; this is encoded by the exons ATGTCGTCTTGTGGTTTCAAGAACTTAGTAAGCACCCCTTGTGGTCCAAGTAAGTACCAAAAACACTCCAAGGAAAGCGTTATTATTCGAAACTGCTGCAAGGATATCAAAGGTCACCTTAGAAGCTTGAACACATTTGACTTAGACCTGAAAAGCGAGGGAAAGCTAATTCTAGCCCGTGCTG GAACATTTAGCCCTGATGACAGCCATCTCGATTTAACCATCTGCCCTCGTCACAGAGATAAATATGGAATTAGGTggataacaaacaaaaaatcttGTGCCTGCCCCTCAGATTGGGCGCCACACAAAACCACTTCAAGAAAAGGTGATCGTGGGATAACCTTACAACAGTCGCACCTTCTTTACAACTTGACATCTGAGGTTGTGCCAGTCGCATCAC CGATCTGTAAACGATGTCGGCTTTTATTGGGTAAATATAAGGAATCCCCTTCTTTCAAAGCAAGACAAGTTGCCATCAACATTTCAATAGCATCCAGTCCAGCTGCATCTAATCCATCGTCGGCCGATGAAGCAACAGATGTTTCAATAAACCCACTTACCGAAGCCTCTGCCTCGTGTCTTGTAAGTTGA